The Vibrio bathopelagicus genomic sequence GCGCCTCGGACGAATACTACTGGGGGTAGAGCACTGTTAAGGCTAGGGGGTCATCCCGACTTACCAACCCTTTGCAAACTCCGAATACCAGTAAGTACTATCCGGGAGACACACGGCGGGTGCTAACGTCCGTCGTGGAGAGGGAAACAACCCAGACCGCCAGCTAAGGTCCCAAAGTATAGCTAAGTGGGAAACGATGTGGGAAGGCTCAGACAGCCAGGATGTTGGCTTAGAAGCAGCCATCATTTAAAGAAAGCGTAATAGCTCACTGGTCGAGTCGGCCTGCGCGGAAGATGTAACGGGGCTAAGCTATACACCGAAGCTGCGGCTACGTACCTTAGGGTATGTGGGGTAGGGGAGCGTTCTGTAAGCCGTTGAAGGTGGTCTGTAAGGGCTGCTGGAGGTATCAGAAGTGCGAATGCTGACATGAGTAACGATAAAGGGAGTGAAAAACTCCCTCGCCGGAAGACCAAGGGTTCCTGTCCAACGTTAATCGGGGCAGGGTAAGTCGACTCCTAAGGCGAGGCCGAAAGGCGTAGTCGATGGGAAACGGGTTAATATTCCCGTACTTCTTACAATTGCGATGGGGGGACGGAGAAGGCTAGGTGGGCCTGGCGACGGTTGTCCAGGTTCAAGTATGTAGGCGGAAAGTTTAGGTAAATCCGGACTTTCTTTAACGCTGAGATACGATGTCGAGCTACTACGGTAGTGAAGTCATTGATGCCATGCTTCCAGGAAAAGCCTCTAAGCTTCAGATTGTAAGGAATCGTACCCCAAACCGACACAGGTGGTCGGGTAGAGAATACCAAGGCGCTTGAGAGAACTCGGGTGAAGGAACTAGGCAAAATGGTACCGTAACTTCGGGAGAAGGTACGCTCTTATCAGTGAAGTCCCTTGCGGATGGAGCAGACGAGAGTCGCAGATACCAGGTGGCTGCAACTGTTTATTAAAAACACAGCACTGTGCAAAATCGTAAGATGACGTATACGGTGTGACGCCTGCCCGGTGCCGGAAGGTTAATTGATGGGGTTAGACTTCGGTCGAAGCTCTTGATCGAAGCCCCGGTAAACGGCGGCCGTAACTATAACGGTCCTAAGGTAGCGAAATTCCTTGTCGGGTAAGTTCCGACCTGCACGAATGGCGTAATGATGGCCACGCTGTCTCCACCCGAGACTCAGTGAAATTGAAATCGCTGTGAAGATGCAGTGTACCCGCGGCTAGACGGAAAGACCCCGTGAACCTTTACTACAGCTTGGCACTGAACATTGAACCTACATGTGTAGGATAGGTGGGAGACTATGAAACCGCGTCGCTAGATGTGGTGGAGTCGTCCTTGAAATACCACCCTTGTAGTTTTGATGTTCTAACGTTGGCCCCTGAATCGGGGTTACGGACAGTGCCTGGTGGGTAGTTTGACTGGGGCGGTCTCCTCCCAAAGAGTAACGGAGGAGCACGAAGGTGGGCTAAACACGGTTGGACATCGTGTGGTTAGTGCAATGGCATAAGCCCGCTTGACTGCGAGAATGACAATTCGAGCAGGTGCGAAAGCAGGTCATAGTGATCCGGTGGTTCTGAATGGAAGGGCCATCGCTCAACGGATAAAAGGTACTCCGGGGATAACAGGCTGATACCGCCCAAGAGTTCATATCGACGGCGGTGTTTGGCACCTCGATGTCGGCTCATCACATCCTGGGGCTGAAGTCGGTCCCAAGGGTATGGCTGTTCGCCATTTAAAGTGGTACGCGAGCTGGGTTTAGAACGTCGTGAGACAGTTCGGTCCCTATCTGCCGTGGGCGTTGGAAAATTGAAAGGGGCTGCTCCTAGTACGAGAGGACCGGAGTGGACGAACCTCTGGTGTTCGGGTTGTCATGCCAATGGCATTGCCCGGTAGCTAAGTTCGGAATCGATAACCGCTGAAAGCATCTAAGCGGGAAGCGAGCCTTGAGATGAGTTTTCCCTGACGCTATAAGCGTCCTAAAGGGTTGTCGTAGACTACGACGTTGATAGGCAGGGTGTGTAAGTGCTGCGAGGCATTGAGCTAACCTGTACTAATTGCCCGTGAGGCTTAACCATACAACACCCAAGGGGTTTTGTGGACTCAAAGACAGACCTTGAATGAGTTTGAAGAGACACTTTTAGATTATAGCTTTCCGAATTTTAAAATTTGCTTGGCGACCATAGCATTGTGGACCCACCTGATTCCATGCCGAACTCAGAAGTGAAACACAATAGCGCCGATGGTAGTGTGGGGTTTCCCCATGTGAGAGTAGGACATCGCCAGGCTTTAATTTCGTTGTTTGCATAGCAAACAACAACTTCAACAGTGCACAAATCTGTTGATGACAATTTGTTGGAGGGATGGCTGAGTGGTCGAAAGCACCGGTCTTGAAAACCGGCAACCGTTAATAGCGGTTCTAGGGTTCAAATCCCTATCCCTCCACCACCATTGAAAAGCCCGCTGAGAAATCAGCGGGCTTTTTCATATCTGCTATTTAGAAAAAAGAGCACTAACGTGCTCTCCTCTATTATTCCCTTAATCAGCATATCTAAAGTTAACTAGTCAGGGAGATACTTTCCTTCGGCTACTTGCCAGAACGCTCTAATCAGTGGGTTCTCAAGTTGAGAGCGTTTACAGCAAACGCCTAATTCAAAGGGTTTGATTGGTTCTATTTTTAAACGATCGACCTTATCTCTCACTGGACTGTTGTTAATGACGACATCAGGAGCTATTCCCACCCCACAGCCCAGCGCAACCATACTTACAATCGCCTCATGTCCAGATACCTGAGCGTAAATGCTAGGCTTAATCTTCATCTTTTTGAACCATGCATTCGCACGTTCACGAGCAGTACCTGCTTCGGGAATGATAAAAGGCACTTCATTCCAATTTGGCTTTTCGGATTGCAGTTGCTGACTAAAGCTACTGACACCGGATGGGATGATTACTGACAGTGGTATATCGCTAATGGTTTCGAATTCTAATCTTGAAGGCAAAATGTCTGGTTTAGCTGAAATAGCAATATCAGCCTCATCATTCAGTATCTTGTCAATGGACTGCGCTGGATCACCGGTAGAGAGCTTAAACTCAATATACGGATGAATAGCTCTGAATTCGGTAATGAGTTCAGGAAGGTGACTGTAGCTTGCTGTTACTGAACAGAAGATGCGGATCTCACCCTTTAGCTCCTGTTCTCCGCCTTTTAGGTGAAGGTTATATTGCTGCCACTCGCCAACGATGCTCAATGCCACAGGCAACAGATGTTTTCCTGCAGGTGTGAGGTCAACACTTCGGTTATCCCTGATAAGCAGTTCTTGCCCTGTTTCTTCCTCAAGCTTTTGTATCTGACGACTAAGGGCAGAAGGACTGACGTGCATAGCAGCAGCTGTTTTGCTGAAACTCTTGCTATCACATAAATGTATAAATAATTGTAGAGATTTTATGTTCATGTTCTGTGATCGTTTCCATGTTGCATTTATTGCAATAACTAATTGTGAATATATCACTTTCAGCAACGGAGTGTCTGTTTTAGTATGAAGTCATTCGATAGAGATATATCGACCTTATGGACTTATTTTTAAAGGAGTGCCCTACAATGGCTAACTATTTCAATACATTAAACCTTCGTGAGCAACTAGACCAATTAGGTCGCTGCCGTTTCATGGATCGTGAAGAATTCACGACTGAAGCTGAATACCTTGAAGGTAAGAAGATCGTCATTGTTGGCTGTGGTGCTCAAGGCCTAAACCAAGGTCTAAACATGCGTGATTCTGGTCTAGATGTATCTTACGCTCTACGCCAAGCTGCAATTGACGAGAAGCGTCAATCATTCAAGAACGCTGACGAGAACGGCTTTGTAGTTGGTAGCTACGAAACGCTAATCCCTCAAGCAGACCTAGTTATTAACCTTACTCCTGATAAGCAACACACTAATGTTGTTGAGACAGTAATGCCTCTAATGAAAGAAGGCGCTGCTCTTGGTTACTCTCATGGTTTCAACGTTGTTGAAGAAGGCATGCAATTACGTGCTGACCTTACAGTTGTAATGGTTGCACCTAAGTGTCCAGGTTCTGAAGTACGTGAAGAGTACAAGCGTGGCTTCGGTGTTCCAACACTGATCGCTGTTCACCCAGAAAATGACCCTAAAGGCGAAGGCTGGGATATCGCTAAAGCTTGGGCTGCAGGTACTGGTGGTCACCGTGCAGGTTGCCTAGAGTCTTCATTCGTAGCTGAAGTTAAATCTGACCTTATGGGTGAGCAAACCATTTTATGTGGCATGCTACAAGCAGGTTCTATCGTATCTTACGAGAAGATGATTGCTGATGGCATCGAACCAGGCTACGCAGGTAAACTTCTACAATACGGTTGGGAAACGATTACTGAAGCACTTAAGTTCGGTGGCGTAACTCACATGATGGACCGTCTATCTAACCCAGCTAAAGTTAAAGCGTTTGAGCTTTCTGAAGAGCTAAAAGACCTAATGCGTCCGCTTTACAACAAACACATGGATGACATCATTTCTGGTCACTTCTCTAGTACTATGATGGCTGATTGGGCGAACGATGACGTGAACCTACTAGGCTGGCGTGAAGAGACTGGTGAAACGGCATTCGAAAACTACCCAACTTCTGACGTAGAAATCTCAGAGCAAGAGTACTTCGATAACGGTATCCTTATGGTTGCTATGGTTCGTGCGGGTGTTGAGCTAGCATTCGAAGCAATGACAGCATCTGGTATCATCGATGAGTCTGCTTACTACGAGTCTCTACATGAGCTTCCACTAATCGCAAACACAGTTGCTCGTAAGCGTCTTTACGAAATGAACGTAGTAATCTCTGATACAGCTGAATACGGTAACTACCTATTTGCTAACGTAGCAACACCGCTACTACGCGAGCAGTTCATGCCTTCAGTTGCAACTGACGTAATCGGCCGCGGTTTAGGTGAAACATCTAACCAAGTAGATAACGCGAAGCTAATTGAAGTAAACGAAGCTATCCGTAACCACCCTGTAGAGTACATTGGTGAAGAGCTACGTAGCTACATGAGCGACATGAAGCGTATCGCTGTTGGCGGTTAATTAGTCGCTTAGATACTGATAAATTTGTAGAAAAAGCAAAGCAGTATCACTAGCTCCTTACAGGTTGGAGTTATTATTAAGCAACACAACATCTAATAAAAAGGCTTGGTCGCCGTTGACCAAGCCTTTTTTCTTTTTTGGCGCAAAGTTATACAGATCAATAGAATGGACATTACTTGATAGGTCTAGACGCCGAATTTCAGTTCTTGATTGGCCTTAGAAATACAAAAGGGTTGGTGTTTTTACACCAACCCTTTCAGTTTTCTTGCTTTGCGGCTTACTTGTCAGCAATCTTTGCTTCTAAATCCGCTAGCTTCTGTTCCATCTCTGTCAGCTTTTGACGAGTGCGTAGAAGTACTTGTGTTTGAACATCAAACTCTTCACGGCTAACAACGTCTAGCTTGTTTAGTTGGCCTTGGATAACTTGGCGAACTTTTTGATCTACATCTGAACCAAGCTCTTTTACTGGTTGAGGCATAGAGTCGTGGATCTGCTTAGCAATCTGTTCTAGTTTTTTTGGATCAAACATATCAATTAAAACTCCTGAATATTTCCTACCATTCTATTTAATCACGCCGAAGAAGTCGCCTCTGGCGTATAAAAAAAGGCCACCGAAGTAGCCTTTTTAATTGTTAACACGACTTAGATATTACTTATTATCAGCTAACTCTCTGTGAGCCGCTTTTGCTTCATCGACGCGAGCTAGTTTTTCTAGGTCTTTGTCTTCAACAAATACAGGTAGCGGTTTGTGCTTCTCAGCTAGGTAGCTGTAGATTACTGGCAGCACAAACAAGGTAAACAATGTACCGATTGCTAGACCAGCAACGATTACGATACCGATACTGAAACGTTGAGCTGCACCTGCACCACTTGCGTACATCAGTGGAATTAGACCTGCGATCATCGCAGCGGTTGTCATTAGGATTGGACGAAGACGAACCTTCGCAGCTTCCATAACGGCTTCAATACGCGTCTTGCCATTGTGCAGTTGTTCTTCTTTTGCTACTTCACAGATTAAGATACCGTGTTTGGTAATCAAGCCGACCAAGGTTATGAGACCTACTTGCGAGTAGATGTTCATAGTCGCAGCGCCCCAAGCCAAGGCAATAAGTGCCCCACAAATAGCAAGTGGTACAGATACCATGATAACCAATGGATCTTTTAGAGATTCAAATTGAATCGCTAGAACCAAGAAGATAATAGCCAGAGCCAAACCAAAGGTTGCGTATAGTGCGCTACCTTCTGTTACGTACTGACGAGCCTCACCCATGTAGTCATGGTTGTAACCGCTTGGTAGCTTAGTTGCTGCAATGTCTTCAAACCAGTTGATCGCATCACCCATGGCTGCGCCAGGAGCAGGTACTGCACCAATCGTTGCTGAGTTTAATTGGTTGAAGTGAGGAAGAGAGCGAGGCTCTGCCACAACATCAATCGTGATTAAACTGCCTAGAGGAATTGCTTTACCATCTGCGCCACGAACATAGTAGTTGTTCATCGATTCAGGGTTTAGACGGAACTTACGTTCAACTTGAGGGATAACCTCGTAAGAACGACCATTCAAGTCGATACGGTTTACGTAACCATCAGACATCATAGTACCTAGAGTGATACCAATGTCTTGCATCGTCACGCCGTAAGCACCCGCTTTGTCTTTGTCGATATGGATCTTCATCGTTGCTGAGTCGTAGTTCAAATCAAGATCTGAATAAACGAACAGCGGGTTTGTCGATACTTCGGCTAAGATCTCTGTCGTGATTTGGAATAGGCTCTCGAAGCTGTTCGGTGTTGTAATAACAAACTGAACAGGAAGGCCTGA encodes the following:
- the ilvC gene encoding ketol-acid reductoisomerase, whose protein sequence is MANYFNTLNLREQLDQLGRCRFMDREEFTTEAEYLEGKKIVIVGCGAQGLNQGLNMRDSGLDVSYALRQAAIDEKRQSFKNADENGFVVGSYETLIPQADLVINLTPDKQHTNVVETVMPLMKEGAALGYSHGFNVVEEGMQLRADLTVVMVAPKCPGSEVREEYKRGFGVPTLIAVHPENDPKGEGWDIAKAWAAGTGGHRAGCLESSFVAEVKSDLMGEQTILCGMLQAGSIVSYEKMIADGIEPGYAGKLLQYGWETITEALKFGGVTHMMDRLSNPAKVKAFELSEELKDLMRPLYNKHMDDIISGHFSSTMMADWANDDVNLLGWREETGETAFENYPTSDVEISEQEYFDNGILMVAMVRAGVELAFEAMTASGIIDESAYYESLHELPLIANTVARKRLYEMNVVISDTAEYGNYLFANVATPLLREQFMPSVATDVIGRGLGETSNQVDNAKLIEVNEAIRNHPVEYIGEELRSYMSDMKRIAVGG
- the ubiK gene encoding ubiquinone biosynthesis accessory factor UbiK; this translates as MFDPKKLEQIAKQIHDSMPQPVKELGSDVDQKVRQVIQGQLNKLDVVSREEFDVQTQVLLRTRQKLTEMEQKLADLEAKIADK
- the ilvY gene encoding HTH-type transcriptional activator IlvY, producing the protein MNIKSLQLFIHLCDSKSFSKTAAAMHVSPSALSRQIQKLEEETGQELLIRDNRSVDLTPAGKHLLPVALSIVGEWQQYNLHLKGGEQELKGEIRIFCSVTASYSHLPELITEFRAIHPYIEFKLSTGDPAQSIDKILNDEADIAISAKPDILPSRLEFETISDIPLSVIIPSGVSSFSQQLQSEKPNWNEVPFIIPEAGTARERANAWFKKMKIKPSIYAQVSGHEAIVSMVALGCGVGIAPDVVINNSPVRDKVDRLKIEPIKPFELGVCCKRSQLENPLIRAFWQVAEGKYLPD